In Marinitoga hydrogenitolerans DSM 16785, the following are encoded in one genomic region:
- a CDS encoding molybdopterin molybdotransferase MoeA — protein sequence MKKRFQVFVPRTEVYEKFIDKLNIRTEIIELNTEKSIGYAAAEDILSPENLPGFDKSTIDGYAVIAEDTFGVSDGNPAFLKIVGEVFMGEEYIGEIKSGECVKIPTGGMLPDGANACIMIENTKEFGKRVEIYKSVAPGENILKKDEDVKKDSIVVKKGEKINTGHIHNLMSLGITKIKVYKKPKVCIVPTGDEVVEPSENRIKTQIRDGNSYALMAWLKLQGIDVERYRLIKDDPEEFKEGVKWALENGDIVVISGGSSLGSKDYSLSTIEHFGEVLYNGVQVKPGKPVIFGKTDEKIILGLPGNPTSFVVSSYLFLFPTIRKISGFSNFIPKVDKYVRISTNVPTAQGRERFIFVKLERKNNEFLAHPILGESGIASPFRMADGIVRIPLGKEGLYKDEICEFYSFKNI from the coding sequence ATGAAAAAAAGATTTCAGGTATTTGTTCCAAGAACAGAAGTTTACGAAAAATTTATTGATAAATTAAATATTAGAACAGAAATTATAGAATTAAATACAGAAAAATCTATTGGCTATGCTGCAGCTGAAGATATATTGTCTCCAGAAAATTTGCCCGGGTTTGACAAATCAACAATAGATGGTTATGCGGTAATAGCTGAAGACACATTTGGCGTAAGTGATGGAAACCCAGCTTTTTTAAAAATAGTAGGAGAAGTTTTCATGGGTGAAGAATATATAGGAGAAATAAAATCAGGTGAATGTGTGAAAATACCTACAGGTGGAATGCTGCCAGATGGGGCAAATGCATGCATAATGATTGAAAATACCAAAGAATTTGGAAAAAGAGTTGAAATTTATAAATCAGTAGCTCCTGGTGAAAATATTTTAAAAAAAGATGAAGATGTAAAAAAAGATAGTATAGTAGTAAAAAAAGGTGAAAAAATAAATACAGGACATATTCATAATTTAATGAGTTTAGGAATTACAAAAATAAAGGTGTATAAAAAGCCAAAAGTTTGTATTGTCCCAACAGGAGATGAGGTAGTAGAACCATCAGAAAATAGGATAAAAACTCAAATTAGAGATGGTAATTCATATGCATTAATGGCATGGTTAAAATTACAGGGTATTGATGTTGAAAGATATAGATTAATAAAAGATGATCCGGAGGAATTTAAAGAAGGAGTTAAATGGGCATTAGAAAATGGTGATATTGTAGTAATATCAGGAGGTAGTTCTCTTGGATCAAAAGATTATTCCTTATCAACAATAGAACATTTTGGAGAAGTTTTATATAATGGAGTACAGGTTAAACCAGGGAAACCGGTAATATTTGGAAAAACAGATGAAAAAATAATCTTAGGGTTGCCAGGTAATCCTACATCATTTGTTGTAAGTTCATATTTGTTTTTATTCCCAACTATAAGAAAAATATCAGGATTTAGTAATTTCATACCAAAAGTAGATAAATATGTAAGAATAAGTACAAATGTCCCAACAGCACAAGGAAGAGAAAGATTTATATTTGTAAAATTGGAAAGAAAAAATAATGAATTTTTAGCACATCCTATTCTTGGAGAATCTGGGATAGCCTCTCCATTCAGAATGGCTGATGGAATTGTAAGAATTCCTTTGGGGAAAGAAGGATTATATAAAGATGAAATATGTGAGTTTTATTCATTTAAAAACATCTAA
- a CDS encoding MOSC domain-containing protein: MIESYIVSINISKRKGVVKEPVQKAEIKENWGIIGDAHAGNWHRQISMLSEESIDKMRNLGYELKYGDFAENITVKNGDIYKLPVGTKVKIGETLLEITQIGKKCHTSCAISQTIGKCVMPIEGIFLKVLKGGEIKVGDSVIFYTHELTNI, from the coding sequence ATGATTGAAAGTTATATCGTTTCTATTAATATTTCAAAAAGAAAAGGTGTTGTAAAAGAACCTGTACAAAAAGCTGAAATCAAAGAAAATTGGGGAATAATTGGAGATGCTCATGCTGGCAATTGGCATAGACAAATATCTATGTTATCTGAAGAAAGTATTGATAAGATGCGAAATTTAGGATATGAATTAAAATATGGAGATTTTGCGGAAAATATTACAGTAAAAAATGGAGATATTTATAAACTTCCCGTTGGAACAAAAGTAAAAATAGGAGAAACTTTATTAGAAATTACACAAATCGGAAAGAAATGTCATACATCATGTGCAATTTCTCAAACAATTGGAAAATGTGTTATGCCTATTGAAGGAATATTTTTAAAAGTATTGAAAGGTGGAGAAATTAAAGTTGGGGATTCTGTTATTTTTTATACCCATGAACTAACAAATATTTAG
- a CDS encoding extracellular solute-binding protein, translating into MKKVFMLLIIIIIISYTSFSKNLIILHAGSLTNVLKAISIEFEKENPDISVQLMGSGSLVVMRKITELNQLADIAFVADYMIIPQFLYPKFADFNIIFSNNSMVLAYTDKSKYENEINKNNWFNIIFNKNVLFGYSNPDLDPCGYRTLMTMQLAETYYNINDLYEKFLNAKNKFILKKSVDLVSYLEANELDYAFLYKSTAFQHNLKYLEFPEEINLSSIKFKNNYKKAFVNILGKDGKKVRAYGSPINYGFTLLKNAPHKDLALKFIKFMYSDKGKKIFKEKGMSLFAKTDYPEKLPDDLKLLWGY; encoded by the coding sequence ATGAAAAAGGTGTTTATGTTGCTAATAATAATTATAATAATATCCTATACTTCATTTTCTAAAAATTTGATTATTTTACATGCAGGTTCATTAACAAATGTATTAAAGGCTATCTCTATTGAATTTGAAAAAGAAAATCCTGATATATCCGTTCAATTAATGGGTTCTGGAAGTTTAGTTGTTATGAGGAAAATAACGGAATTAAATCAATTAGCAGATATTGCATTTGTTGCTGATTATATGATCATCCCACAATTTTTATATCCTAAATTTGCAGATTTTAATATTATTTTTTCAAATAATAGTATGGTTTTGGCATATACTGATAAATCTAAATACGAAAATGAAATAAATAAAAATAATTGGTTTAATATTATTTTTAATAAAAATGTCCTCTTCGGATATTCAAATCCTGATCTAGATCCATGTGGATATAGGACATTAATGACTATGCAATTAGCAGAAACATACTATAATATTAACGATTTATACGAAAAATTTTTAAATGCAAAAAATAAATTTATATTAAAGAAATCTGTTGATTTGGTCTCATATTTAGAAGCAAATGAACTAGACTATGCTTTTTTGTATAAATCTACAGCTTTCCAACATAATTTAAAATATTTAGAATTCCCTGAAGAAATAAATTTATCTTCAATAAAATTTAAAAATAATTATAAAAAAGCTTTTGTTAATATTCTTGGAAAAGACGGAAAAAAAGTAAGAGCATATGGAAGCCCTATAAATTATGGTTTTACACTATTAAAAAATGCTCCACACAAAGATTTAGCTTTAAAGTTTATTAAATTTATGTATTCTGACAAAGGAAAAAAAATATTTAAAGAAAAAGGTATGTCATTATTTGCAAAAACTGATTATCCAGAGAAGTTACCTGATGATTTAAAGCTATTATGGGGGTATTGA
- a CDS encoding ATP-binding cassette domain-containing protein, with protein sequence MEISIIGFKLNFHNFSLQINDLKINSGEYVYIIGSTGSGKTLFLESIAGFIKHDGKIFFGNKEITKIPPEHRHVGFVYQNYHLFPHLNVEKNIQFGMKMKKINDIDFFHYIVERLNISHILDRKVQKLSGGEKQRVALARALVTKPKILLLDEPLSALDQEIKRDILMLLHEINKEYNLTTIHVTHDKNEIINNSKIYKIYKGRLMEESNVQEYNYNY encoded by the coding sequence TTGGAAATTTCGATTATAGGTTTTAAACTTAACTTTCACAATTTTTCACTACAAATCAATGATTTAAAAATCAATTCCGGAGAATATGTTTATATAATTGGATCCACAGGTTCTGGTAAAACATTATTTTTGGAATCAATTGCTGGATTTATTAAACATGATGGAAAAATCTTTTTTGGAAATAAAGAAATTACTAAAATACCGCCAGAACATAGACATGTTGGATTTGTATATCAAAATTATCATCTTTTCCCGCATTTAAATGTAGAAAAAAATATACAATTTGGAATGAAAATGAAAAAAATTAATGATATCGATTTTTTTCATTATATCGTTGAAAGATTAAATATTTCTCATATTTTAGATAGAAAGGTTCAAAAACTCTCTGGTGGAGAAAAACAACGTGTAGCTTTAGCAAGAGCTTTGGTTACAAAACCAAAAATATTATTATTAGATGAACCATTATCTGCTCTTGATCAGGAAATAAAAAGAGATATTTTAATGTTATTACATGAAATTAATAAAGAATATAATTTAACTACTATTCATGTAACCCATGATAAAAATGAAATTATTAATAATTCTAAGATCTATAAAATTTACAAAGGTAGGTTAATGGAGGAATCAAATGTTCAGGAATATAATTATAATTATTAG
- a CDS encoding ABC transporter permease: protein MFRNIIIIISFLFIIAIILPFLTVFLNVDYKLLLEISKSREFLTTVKTTFGAAFLATLISIIFGIPFAYGIVRYNFPFKSILEAIVDIPQTIPHTAAGIALLMTLGRNSLIGKSANIVGISFVHTFWGIVAAMSFLSFSVFVNAVKEGFKKIDPRYEKVARSLGATPFKTFIFVSLPMIKHEIITGSLLMWARSISEFGAVAILAYYPMTLSVLTYDKFQGYGLKQALAITALIFIMSMIIFMFIRIIQNFWKYTESR, encoded by the coding sequence ATGTTCAGGAATATAATTATAATTATTAGTTTTCTTTTTATTATAGCTATTATATTACCTTTTTTAACCGTATTTTTAAATGTTGATTATAAATTATTGCTTGAAATTTCTAAAAGTAGAGAATTTTTAACTACTGTAAAAACAACATTTGGTGCCGCTTTTTTAGCAACTTTAATATCAATAATTTTCGGTATTCCTTTTGCTTATGGAATTGTAAGATATAATTTCCCTTTCAAATCTATTTTAGAAGCTATTGTTGATATCCCCCAAACTATCCCACATACTGCTGCAGGAATTGCGTTATTAATGACATTAGGTAGAAATTCTCTTATTGGAAAAAGCGCTAACATTGTGGGTATATCTTTTGTACACACTTTTTGGGGCATTGTTGCTGCAATGAGTTTTTTAAGTTTCAGTGTATTTGTAAACGCTGTGAAAGAAGGATTTAAAAAAATTGATCCAAGATATGAAAAGGTTGCTCGCTCATTAGGTGCAACTCCCTTTAAGACTTTTATTTTTGTTTCTTTACCAATGATAAAACATGAAATAATTACTGGATCATTATTAATGTGGGCAAGAAGTATTTCAGAATTTGGCGCTGTTGCAATTTTGGCTTATTATCCGATGACATTATCTGTCTTAACTTACGATAAATTCCAAGGTTATGGTTTAAAACAGGCACTTGCGATAACCGCTTTGATTTTTATTATGTCAATGATTATTTTTATGTTCATTAGAATTATACAAAATTTTTGGAAATACACAGAATCGAGGTAA